AGATTTAATAAATGCTAATAAGGATGCTACAATAAGTTCTAATGGAGAAGAGGAAATAGAATTAGTAGCAGTCAAAAACCGGAAATATGTTGAAATACCTATGGTATTCAAGGATTTTTTCATATCATGGAGAGACTTAGAAAACAGCAAAAAAACAGGTTTACCCTTAGATCTTGCACCTGTTGCTATTACTGCTGCAGCATGTGCTCACAAGGAAGACCATATTATATTTTTTGGAGACGAAGATTGGGGATATAAAGGTTTAATGAATGTAGATGGAAGGCAAATTTTCAAGAAAGATAATTGGAATGAAGGGGAAAACGCGTTTATAGATATTGCAAAAGGACTAGAAAAACTAGTTAGAAAAGATTTTTATGGTCCATATGTTCTTGTGGTAAGTCCTGATTTATATGTTCAACTCCAAAAAGTTCAACCAGGAACAGGAAAAATAGAGATTGAAAGAATAAGAGAATTAATAGATGGCAAAATATATCAAACACCAGTATTAGGCTATAATAAAGCAGTTTTATTGCAAAAAGGAATGGAAAACATGGATATTGTAATAGGTCAAGATTTAGTAACAGCATATATTGGACCTGAAAAGCTTAATCATGTATTTAGAATGTTAGAAACTATTATTTTAAGGATAAAACGACCAGAGTCTATTGTTATATTTGAATAAAATATAGAAGAGTAAATAGAGAGCAATTTGCTCTCCATTTATTTTTTAATATATTTAAATTTTTTGGCAAATGTCCTTTAGTTTTAGATATTGTATTCTCACGTTTTTATTCTGAAAATGTTACTATTATGGCAGGAAGCTTTCATGCAGAAAAAATAGGATTTACAATTAATCAATTAGATAAAACTATGATTGCTTGGCAGTTTGATTCACTTAAAACAACTATTGAAACAATATATGCATTTGCAGTGACTGATGAAACTGCATTAGTTAGTAGATGCCAACACTGCAATAATGTATTCATATCTAATAACCCCAGGGCAAAATATTGTAGCACATCATGTAGAAATTGTGCCAATGTCCAAAGAAGCAGGGAACGAAAAGCTAAAAAAGAAGAGGAATAATATTGATGAAAACAAAAAAAGAATTGAAGCTGGAATATAAAGAAATGAAACCTCCTATGGGAGCAATTATAATAAAGAACAATTTAAGCGGAAAAATATTTATAGATGTAAGCAAGGACCTAAAAAGCATAATAAATCGTCATAGATTTCAGTTGAAGATGGGCATGCATAAAACAAAGGAGTTACAACAGGACTGGAATGAATATGGTGAAGAAGTGTTTTCTTTTGATGTACTAGAAGAATTGAAATATGATGAAAAAGAAGAAAAAATAGATTGTACAAAAGAACTAGAGCTAATGAAAATGATATGGCTAGAAAAGTTAAAGAAAGATGGGCTTGTACAAATTTATGAAAAATAAAGAGTTCAGGCCTCAAAGCCTGAACTCAAATTTAGTTAAATAATTTTTTCGGTCAACACCTTTTCTATTTTAGCTTTTTCATCTCTTAGCTTTAAGCCTTCCTTCAATTCTCCCTTGTATATTCTATGGACAATATCTACAGTAATCTTCACATATCTAGGACTGCTGTGTATAGACAAGTTTGCCAAACCCTTACCCCTTAATTATAGTGATTAAATATCCTTAAAAAGCTTCTATTAGTACGTCCATTATTCCACCACATACCATACCTTCATCTTCAGCCACATCTCCTGTCATGTCAATATGCTCAATAGCGTACCCTTTGTTTTGAATAATATTTCTAGACAAAGTTATTATATCAGCCTCACTGCATCCTCCACCTATACTTCCTATAGTCTTACCATCCAGCCAAACTATCATTTTTGCTCCTGCTTTTCTAGGCACAGAGCCTTTGGAGGATATTATAGTTATAAGAGCTCTAGGAATATCTGATTCTTTACTCATTTCATCTATTACAGAACCATCGAACTCAGGCCAATTAAACTTAATAATATTTCCGTCGATAAAAGCATTTTTTCTAGCTCTTCTAACGCTTATAACCTCGGCTATTATGGAAATGGCGATTTCTTCAGGAGTAACCGCATTAATATCTACTCCAATAGGAGAATAAACTTTATCAAGCTTTTCTTGAGAATAGCCCTCTTTTAAAAGCTCATCCTTTACACCTTTGACTCTACGCCTTGAGCCAATCATGCCTATATATGCAGGATTATGGCCTAGCGAATGACGTAAGCAGACTCCGTCATGCCTATGGCCTCTTGTAACAATTACAACAAAATCAGATTTTCTAATATTAAGCCTAGAGAAGGATTTTTCAAAGCTTTCACATATAACCTCGTCTGCATGGGGAAAACGGCCTGGATTTGCAAAAGAAAGTCTATCATCTACAACCGCTACAGAAAATCCTACCTTAGCACCAAATTCCACTAGAGGCTTAGCAATATGGCCTCCACCAAAAATAACTAATCTTGGATTAGGAAAGTAGGGCTCGATTAAAATATTTTCATCCTCAGTATTAATAATCTGAAGATAGCCAGTTTCAAATGCATTCAATATATTCTGCTTAAGAACCTTATCCTTCTCCTTAAAGAAGGAATCATTTTCTAAGTTATCTTTAACTAAAACATATTTATCTGTAATAGCTCCCTTCTTATCACTAGTGGGCTTCAAGAAAGTTAGCATAGCTACTTCATTACCTAATTCTAGTTCCTGTGATAGTTTTTTATAGATATTCTTAAACACTTTTTTCACCATCCAATTAAATTGATTTTATTATAAACATCTTATCATAGAATAAAATTAGGGGATAGGATTTTTATTCTATTATGGAAACCTTATAAGTATCCTCTACCTTTTTTGTACCCAAATAACATTGATTATATAAGAGAAATAAATATATAATAAATGTAAGGACAGGTGTAAACGTTTTTTGTTAACATAGATTCAAAAATATATTTAGGTAGGTGACGTTATGAGTACAGAAAAAAAAGGCTTTATTTTGGAGGAAGCTACTATTTCATCAGTTCATGATGCAATGAAAAGAGGAGAGCTGACTTGCCGTCAATTGGTAGAGATGTATTTAGAAAGAATAGAGGCATATGACCAAAAAGGACCTGCTCTCAATTCAGTAATTATGATAAACCCGAAGGTGCTAGAAATTGCAGATGAGCTAGATAAAAAGTTTAAGGAGTCAGGATTTATAGGGCCACTTCATGGGATACCAGTATTACTAAAGGATAATGTAGATACAGGAGACATGCCAACTACAGCAGGCTCACTTAGCTTAGAAGGTGTAACTCCAGAGGACGATGCTTTCATTACTAAAAAATTAAAAGAAGCGGGAGCTCTTATTATTGCAAAGGTAAATCTACATGAGTTTGCAGTATGGGGAGAAACAGTTAGCTCTATTTTAGGTCAAACCTTAAATCCATATGATTTAACTAGAACACCAGGAGGCTCTAGCGGCGGGACAGGTGCTGCAGTGGCTGCAAACTTTGGCCTTATAGGTATAGGATCAGACACTATTAACTCAATACGTTCTCCTGCATCAGCTTGTAGCTTAGTAGGACTTAGACCAACTGTAGGGCTAGTTAGTAGAGATGGAATAGTACCTTATTCAATGACTCAAGATACTTCTGGACCTATTATGCGTACAGTAGAAGATACTGCTAAGGTATTAGATGCAATAGCAGGATATGACCCTGCAGATCCTCAAACAGCTTGGTCCATTGGACATAAACCAGAAACCTATACAGCTTTTTTAAACAAAGATGGCTTAAAAGGCAAAAGGATAGGGGTATTAAAAAGCTTCTTTGGTAAAAGTCATATACACGAGGAAGTTAACAAGGTTGTTAATAATGGATTAGAAGAAATGAAGAAAAATGGGGCAACCTTAGTGCCAATTGAAGAAAACATAGATGCAGATAGCTTGGTTAAAGAGGTAAGTGTACATCTTTACGATTTAAAATCACATCTAAATGTATACCTAAAGGATCTAGGAGCACGTGCAAAGGTTAATTCTCTTGAGGATGTTATAGAATCAGGTAAATATCATAAAGGAATAGAGGAAAACATTAAGTTTGCCCAAACTTTAGATATAAATACTCCTGAATACAATCAACGTCTTATAAAGAGAATGGAGCTTAGAGACCTCGTAATGAGGATTATGGCAGAATACGATTTAGATGCAATAGCATTTCCTCATCAAAAACGACCTGTAGTAAAGGTTGGAGAGCCACAAGCAGAGAGAAATGGTGTACTAGGCTCAGCAACAGGATTCCCTTCTTGTGTAGTACCTGCTGGATTTACAACTCCAACAGAAGAAGCACCTATTGGAGTTCCTGTAGGACTAGAAATTTTAGGCAGAGAATGGGATGAAGGAAAGCTAATAGAAATTGCATATGGGTTTGAGCAAGCAACACATTATCGTAAGGTTCCTGTTAGCACACCTTGTTTGAAAGGTTAATTAAATAGATATAAATGAAAAAATAACCCTACTATAGGTTTTTATAGTAGGGTTATTTATGTTTTTGAATATAAAATCTAATTATGAAAAAACTAAAATAGAATAAACAGCTGGTTTTCAAATAATATAAAAGAGGTCATAGCAATGACAGAAAAACAAAATAATAATAACAGTATAATCATAAGTAAAAATCTTGAGAATAATATCAAATATATTAAAGAAGAGATGGGAAATAGCAGTGATTTGACTATTAGACAATTTAACTTAGGTATAAACTCTGATTCAAGGGCAGCTATGATTTATATAAATGGGCTAGTGGATAAAAGGTTTGTTCAAGATTTCATGCTTGAAATTAGTAATAATATAGTAGATGTGGATAGGTCTACCTTCATGAAAAAGAACCTGCTAGAATACTTAATGTCTTTTCCTTTATCTGCTGGAGAAGTAAAGGAAGTCTTTAGCCTTGAAAAAATTATACTAGACATTTTATTAGGAAGTACAATTATAATGCTTGAAGGCTATGAAAAGTCAATATCAATTAATACTAGCCATAGTGAAGGCAGGAAGGTTGAAATGCCAACATCTCAACCGGTTATTCGTGGTCCAAAGGAAGGCTTTGTAGAGGATATAGGAGTAAATCTGTCTCTTATTCGTAAAAGGGTTAAGGATAAAAACTTAAGGATAGAAAAATACTTAATAGGAAGGATTACAAAAACAGATGTTAGATTGGTATATATAAAAGGGATTGCAGATGAAAAAATAGTTGAAGAGGCACGTGTTCGCTTAGGGAGAATAGATATAGACGGTATATTAGATAGTGGCTATATAGAGGAGCTGATACAGGATGAACCTTACACACCATTCCCCACAATATTTAGTACAGAAAGACCTGATACCTTAGTTGCTGATTTGCTCGAAGGTAGGGTAGCCATAGCCGTTGATGGCTCTCCCTTTATACTAACAGCTCCTTCTGTATTGATCCAATTTTTTCAGGCAAGTGAGGATTATTATGACTATTTCATCACAAGTTCTTTTATTCGTATGCTAAGATATTTAGCATATCTTTTAACCATGCTTACTCCAGCCTTATATATTGCTATGACTACATTTCATCAAGAAATGCTCCCTACTCCACTGCTTATAAGTATAGCAGCACAAAGAGAGGGCATCCCTTTTCCTGTATTCATAGAAATATTTATAATGGAAATCGCTTTTGAGATTATAAGAGAATCTAGTACACGAATGCCTAGAACTGTTGGTTCTACCATATCCATAGTAGGTGTATTAGTTATTGGCCAAG
This genomic interval from Proteiniborus ethanoligenes contains the following:
- a CDS encoding family 1 encapsulin nanocompartment shell protein → MEYLLREDAPFGEELWEKIDEVVIRKAKEQLIGRKFIPIYGPLGPGVQNINIDLINANKDATISSNGEEEIELVAVKNRKYVEIPMVFKDFFISWRDLENSKKTGLPLDLAPVAITAAACAHKEDHIIFFGDEDWGYKGLMNVDGRQIFKKDNWNEGENAFIDIAKGLEKLVRKDFYGPYVLVVSPDLYVQLQKVQPGTGKIEIERIRELIDGKIYQTPVLGYNKAVLLQKGMENMDIVIGQDLVTAYIGPEKLNHVFRMLETIILRIKRPESIVIFE
- a CDS encoding GIY-YIG nuclease family protein, producing MMKTKKELKLEYKEMKPPMGAIIIKNNLSGKIFIDVSKDLKSIINRHRFQLKMGMHKTKELQQDWNEYGEEVFSFDVLEELKYDEKEEKIDCTKELELMKMIWLEKLKKDGLVQIYEK
- a CDS encoding XdhC family protein, producing the protein MVKKVFKNIYKKLSQELELGNEVAMLTFLKPTSDKKGAITDKYVLVKDNLENDSFFKEKDKVLKQNILNAFETGYLQIINTEDENILIEPYFPNPRLVIFGGGHIAKPLVEFGAKVGFSVAVVDDRLSFANPGRFPHADEVICESFEKSFSRLNIRKSDFVVIVTRGHRHDGVCLRHSLGHNPAYIGMIGSRRRVKGVKDELLKEGYSQEKLDKVYSPIGVDINAVTPEEIAISIIAEVISVRRARKNAFIDGNIIKFNWPEFDGSVIDEMSKESDIPRALITIISSKGSVPRKAGAKMIVWLDGKTIGSIGGGCSEADIITLSRNIIQNKGYAIEHIDMTGDVAEDEGMVCGGIMDVLIEAF
- a CDS encoding amidase family protein encodes the protein MSTEKKGFILEEATISSVHDAMKRGELTCRQLVEMYLERIEAYDQKGPALNSVIMINPKVLEIADELDKKFKESGFIGPLHGIPVLLKDNVDTGDMPTTAGSLSLEGVTPEDDAFITKKLKEAGALIIAKVNLHEFAVWGETVSSILGQTLNPYDLTRTPGGSSGGTGAAVAANFGLIGIGSDTINSIRSPASACSLVGLRPTVGLVSRDGIVPYSMTQDTSGPIMRTVEDTAKVLDAIAGYDPADPQTAWSIGHKPETYTAFLNKDGLKGKRIGVLKSFFGKSHIHEEVNKVVNNGLEEMKKNGATLVPIEENIDADSLVKEVSVHLYDLKSHLNVYLKDLGARAKVNSLEDVIESGKYHKGIEENIKFAQTLDINTPEYNQRLIKRMELRDLVMRIMAEYDLDAIAFPHQKRPVVKVGEPQAERNGVLGSATGFPSCVVPAGFTTPTEEAPIGVPVGLEILGREWDEGKLIEIAYGFEQATHYRKVPVSTPCLKG
- a CDS encoding spore germination protein: MTEKQNNNNSIIISKNLENNIKYIKEEMGNSSDLTIRQFNLGINSDSRAAMIYINGLVDKRFVQDFMLEISNNIVDVDRSTFMKKNLLEYLMSFPLSAGEVKEVFSLEKIILDILLGSTIIMLEGYEKSISINTSHSEGRKVEMPTSQPVIRGPKEGFVEDIGVNLSLIRKRVKDKNLRIEKYLIGRITKTDVRLVYIKGIADEKIVEEARVRLGRIDIDGILDSGYIEELIQDEPYTPFPTIFSTERPDTLVADLLEGRVAIAVDGSPFILTAPSVLIQFFQASEDYYDYFITSSFIRMLRYLAYLLTMLTPALYIAMTTFHQEMLPTPLLISIAAQREGIPFPVFIEIFIMEIAFEIIRESSTRMPRTVGSTISIVGVLVIGQAAVEAGIISAFVVITVSLTAISSFATPDNKMALSARLLRFAFIILSVTFGLYGIVMGLIVLTLHLCSLRSFGVPYTSPISPFVGYEMKDSIFRALICKTKLRPKSISKENLVRQGEDAPHKPRNKK